The proteins below come from a single Spirochaetota bacterium genomic window:
- a CDS encoding chemotaxis protein CheB, giving the protein MTKTNKVTNGYDMIVIGASTGGPLAVKTVLRELPADFPVGIAYVQHMQASFYEQYAQWLNNQLSLSVRLAVNNDYPSPGEVVLAPARFHLVFEDCRLVLDDSPPIKNLRPSVDKLFVSAADCFGERLIGIILTGMGSDGAVGCCEILAHNGYTIAQDEETSIVYGMPKVALARNGVTVVLPLEEIGHHLKDLIGISR; this is encoded by the coding sequence ATGACTAAAACCAATAAAGTCACAAACGGTTACGATATGATAGTTATAGGCGCATCGACCGGCGGACCGCTGGCTGTTAAAACCGTGCTCAGGGAGCTGCCGGCCGATTTCCCCGTGGGAATAGCCTATGTGCAGCATATGCAGGCATCATTTTATGAACAGTATGCCCAGTGGCTCAATAATCAATTGTCCCTCTCCGTTAGACTGGCCGTCAATAACGATTATCCGTCTCCAGGCGAGGTGGTCCTTGCGCCCGCGAGGTTCCATCTTGTATTCGAGGACTGCAGGCTTGTCCTTGATGATTCGCCGCCGATAAAGAACCTCCGCCCCAGTGTCGACAAGCTCTTTGTTTCCGCGGCAGATTGCTTCGGGGAACGGCTTATCGGAATTATCCTGACAGGCATGGGAAGCGACGGCGCTGTCGGCTGTTGCGAAATCCTGGCGCATAACGGCTATACCATCGCCCAGGACGAGGAAACGTCCATTGTCTATGGCATGCCCAAGGTTGCTCTGGCCCGTAATGGCGTCACCGTGGTCCTTCCTCTTGAAGAAATAGGCCACCATCTGAAAGATTTGATTGGAATTTCCCGATAA
- a CDS encoding beta-ketoacyl-[acyl-carrier-protein] synthase family protein: MNKKVVITGMNIISSLGLTLEENWKNLLAGTSGAGPITLFDPSGCETRIAAQVPAAFDEYAAAYCKKRIAQQMTRVTAMAFVCAADAIAASSVDFKSLDRSRCAVIMGAVSTGNSSVEHGTTPRNRIVKSMSNAIPAWISLHYGLEGPNFTVNTACASSAYAMGLGFDMIRNGMADMVITGGADSTVNPEEITGFNEMYALSTRNDEPARASRPFTKDRDGFVLGEGAGIIILESEESALGRKASIVAELAGYAITSEAYNIMAPRQNGEGMAATMKLALRNSGIGAGEVDYINAHGTATTLNDLYETMAIKAVFGERACCIPVSSSKSMIGHTIAAAGAIEGAITAMSIRYQIVTPTINYDTPDPDLDLDYVPNNSRPHKINVAISNSFAFGGHNATVVLKAYQG; this comes from the coding sequence ATGAATAAAAAAGTAGTCATCACCGGAATGAATATCATATCCTCTCTCGGCCTGACTCTTGAAGAGAACTGGAAAAACTTACTGGCCGGAACAAGCGGCGCGGGCCCCATAACATTGTTTGATCCCTCCGGGTGCGAGACGCGGATCGCCGCGCAGGTGCCGGCTGCGTTCGATGAGTACGCGGCAGCATACTGCAAAAAACGCATTGCACAGCAGATGACACGGGTTACAGCCATGGCCTTCGTGTGCGCCGCCGACGCGATCGCCGCAAGCAGTGTTGATTTTAAATCACTTGATCGCTCCCGATGCGCGGTCATCATGGGAGCCGTATCAACAGGGAACTCGTCCGTGGAACATGGAACGACACCACGGAACAGGATCGTCAAAAGCATGAGCAATGCCATCCCTGCCTGGATTTCCCTTCACTACGGATTGGAGGGCCCGAATTTTACGGTGAACACGGCCTGCGCGTCATCGGCCTATGCCATGGGGCTGGGCTTTGACATGATCCGTAACGGGATGGCCGATATGGTAATCACCGGCGGCGCCGATTCGACTGTCAATCCAGAGGAAATCACCGGGTTCAACGAAATGTACGCATTGAGCACCCGCAATGACGAGCCGGCCAGGGCGAGCAGGCCCTTCACAAAAGACAGGGATGGTTTTGTCCTGGGGGAAGGGGCGGGAATCATCATCCTGGAGTCGGAGGAATCAGCCCTCGGAAGAAAAGCGTCGATAGTGGCGGAGCTTGCCGGGTACGCCATTACCAGCGAGGCGTATAACATCATGGCGCCGCGGCAAAACGGCGAAGGCATGGCCGCAACCATGAAGCTGGCACTCAGGAACAGCGGCATCGGAGCCGGGGAAGTGGATTACATCAATGCCCATGGCACCGCCACGACGCTGAACGATCTTTACGAGACCATGGCCATTAAAGCAGTGTTCGGCGAAAGGGCCTGTTGCATTCCAGTGTCATCCTCCAAGTCGATGATTGGCCATACCATAGCCGCTGCCGGGGCCATCGAAGGCGCCATAACCGCCATGAGCATACGGTACCAGATCGTCACACCGACGATAAATTACGATACCCCGGACCCTGACCTGGACCTGGATTACGTGCCCAATAATTCGCGGCCCCATAAAATTAATGTTGCAATATCCAATTCTTTTGCTTTTGGTGGTCATAATGCGACAGTTGTATTGAAAGCATATCAAGGCTGA
- a CDS encoding acyl carrier protein, whose translation MAKIDSGTREEVRRIVYEFFSEECEAAIEELSDTTNVIKDLEGDSLMFLELLEIFKKKYGLNVELKTVGKYVVKHPAETIGAIITMTLLIIEHENKIADLD comes from the coding sequence ATGGCGAAGATCGATAGCGGAACGAGGGAAGAAGTCCGCAGAATAGTCTACGAATTCTTTTCCGAAGAATGCGAAGCGGCCATCGAAGAATTGAGCGACACTACCAATGTCATCAAGGACCTCGAGGGGGATTCCCTGATGTTCCTGGAGCTCCTTGAAATTTTCAAGAAGAAGTACGGTCTCAACGTTGAATTGAAGACCGTTGGGAAATACGTGGTCAAGCACCCCGCTGAAACAATCGGCGCGATCATCACCATGACGCTTCTTATTATCGAACATGAGAACAAAATCGCCGACCTCGATTGA
- a CDS encoding ACP S-malonyltransferase, whose product MERKKTAAIFPAFGCKYLGNEREILDGMSKDLHELSVRANSAVGLDIGEFHACRDGCFSDELLSQYAVYIYSCAVSNNLKRFGLHTDYAAGYSMGLYAALCHAESITFEQGLDLITRAYQGIRAVASELPFGIGVISGLTPEDVRPIIAGFDDVEIININNRHNLLISGYEDSVKAILAMAHEQGALHRKYLTFHSPYHSRFMNGAAEQLKKYISSMTIYDPLYPVISTVDQREMTTWQDIAADLAGNINRNINWLATVNHMIADGVDVFIECGPGKSLHRMGKFIDGGFEIYHLQNLQDLLVSDRVCPSASAINY is encoded by the coding sequence TTGGAAAGAAAAAAAACCGCAGCCATTTTCCCCGCCTTCGGGTGCAAATACCTCGGTAACGAGCGCGAAATCCTTGATGGGATGTCGAAGGACCTCCACGAGTTGTCGGTGCGCGCGAATTCGGCCGTCGGCCTGGACATCGGGGAATTCCATGCCTGCAGGGATGGCTGCTTTTCCGATGAACTGCTCTCCCAGTACGCCGTGTACATATACAGCTGCGCAGTATCCAACAATCTCAAGCGGTTCGGACTTCACACGGACTATGCCGCCGGTTACAGCATGGGATTATACGCTGCGCTCTGCCATGCAGAATCGATAACCTTCGAGCAGGGACTCGATCTGATCACCAGGGCATATCAGGGCATCCGGGCAGTCGCTTCGGAGCTCCCTTTTGGAATCGGCGTCATTTCGGGCCTTACCCCGGAGGATGTTCGTCCCATTATCGCTGGATTTGACGATGTGGAAATAATCAATATTAACAACAGGCACAATCTCCTTATTTCAGGATATGAAGATAGCGTGAAGGCGATTCTCGCCATGGCCCATGAGCAGGGGGCGCTGCACCGCAAATATCTGACCTTCCATTCGCCCTATCACTCCCGTTTCATGAACGGCGCCGCGGAGCAATTGAAGAAATACATATCCTCAATGACGATCTATGATCCGCTATATCCGGTCATTTCGACCGTTGACCAGAGGGAAATGACCACCTGGCAGGACATTGCGGCTGACCTTGCCGGCAACATAAACAGGAACATAAACTGGCTGGCCACGGTGAACCACATGATCGCGGACGGCGTTGACGTCTTTATAGAATGCGGGCCGGGGAAAAGCCTCCACCGCATGGGCAAATTCATCGATGGCGGCTTCGAGATCTATCACCTCCAGAACCTCCAGGACCTGCTCGTTTCAGACAGGGTGTGCCCGTCGGCCAGTGCGATCAACTATTAA
- a CDS encoding radical SAM protein, with the protein MKILLVNPPRSPHNGILAHAPDEAKPFIHKKLIGPPLGLITIAAAAREHDVRVLDMKGEYDLDPAAPGIEALVNECLFQYKPDIVGVTFIASEFPYGIEIFKAVKKHNPAIRTVAGGLHATVCTADFTDNSVDVVVPGQCAGIFMNLVRAMEKNIPLDRVPGIYLNTQDGLVYTGDTGKTGDAAGDDFIFPDRSYLKRWISTYCVGGSPHPSTYIFTSLGCPYRCSFCSIWGQFGGRYLQRDVESVIDELKMVDDYPVVRFADANTIVNDRFIDRLFDRIREEGIEKFFIMDIRFDTAVKHPKLIEKLARGGLKVVICGFESFKEEELRRYRKEAPARLIEEGIGIFHANGIMVRGNYVIPADYTEDDFKAMADYAGSHRVVYAGYTILTPMPGTDYYETVRDRIIDYDLSKYNFFNCVFKTSLPEERFYENVGKLWLIKEGSDVI; encoded by the coding sequence ATGAAAATCCTTCTCGTAAATCCGCCGCGTTCGCCCCATAACGGCATCCTTGCCCATGCGCCGGACGAGGCGAAGCCTTTCATCCATAAGAAACTGATAGGTCCGCCCCTGGGGCTCATCACCATTGCCGCAGCGGCCCGGGAACATGATGTCAGGGTCCTTGACATGAAAGGCGAATACGACCTTGATCCTGCGGCGCCCGGGATCGAGGCGCTTGTGAATGAATGTCTTTTTCAATACAAGCCGGATATTGTCGGAGTGACCTTTATAGCATCTGAATTCCCCTATGGCATCGAGATCTTCAAAGCTGTAAAAAAACACAATCCTGCCATACGCACCGTTGCCGGAGGGCTCCATGCCACCGTCTGTACCGCCGATTTCACCGATAATTCCGTTGATGTCGTGGTGCCGGGCCAGTGCGCAGGTATTTTCATGAACCTTGTCAGGGCCATGGAAAAAAACATTCCCCTGGACAGGGTGCCGGGGATATATCTGAATACCCAGGACGGCCTCGTGTATACGGGTGACACGGGTAAAACAGGTGATGCCGCCGGCGATGATTTCATTTTCCCGGACCGTTCATATTTGAAGCGATGGATATCCACCTACTGCGTCGGCGGTTCTCCCCATCCCAGCACCTATATCTTCACATCATTGGGATGTCCGTACCGCTGCTCCTTTTGCTCAATATGGGGCCAGTTCGGCGGCCGGTACCTTCAGCGCGATGTGGAAAGCGTCATTGACGAGCTGAAAATGGTCGACGATTACCCGGTGGTGAGGTTCGCCGATGCCAATACCATCGTCAACGACCGGTTCATCGACAGGCTCTTCGACAGGATCAGGGAGGAGGGCATTGAAAAATTCTTTATCATGGATATACGCTTCGACACTGCCGTGAAGCATCCAAAGCTCATTGAAAAGCTCGCCCGCGGGGGCCTCAAGGTGGTCATCTGCGGATTCGAGTCCTTCAAGGAGGAGGAATTACGCCGGTACCGCAAGGAAGCTCCGGCACGGCTCATTGAAGAGGGCATCGGCATTTTCCACGCCAATGGTATCATGGTGCGGGGAAACTACGTGATACCGGCCGATTACACGGAAGATGACTTCAAGGCAATGGCCGATTACGCAGGCTCCCACAGGGTTGTCTATGCCGGGTACACGATACTGACCCCCATGCCAGGAACCGATTATTATGAAACAGTCAGGGACCGCATCATTGATTATGATCTTTCTAAATACAATTTCTTCAACTGCGTGTTTAAAACGTCCCTTCCGGAAGAGCGCTTCTATGAAAACGTCGGGAAATTGTGGCTGATTAAGGAAGGTTCGGATGTGATTTGA
- a CDS encoding 3-oxoacyl-ACP synthase III family protein, which yields MNPVLNHPRETYVQISGSGSFLPGNPVPFDDIDRYLGKITDAPPRVMKWMERMGPLMKEMLDVEQYHYAIDPVTREFTEDNVTMSVKAACEALAMAGIDSRDIELIVYGSAHMDQMPTPSVRIQEALGIERCAELSIHANCTSAYKALLLAGDLLRNGRYRNALVLSSGISSSELRAEYYNQPLIRKEDLFLRWFLCDGAGALVLESRDMKGNGLYLDHTYMESVGGKKPSSMGNRRPAYWMNPRDEYERGYHHLSQMFQHLQSYFHDPDGTVFAKGLKRMIDAYHIDLSRLRFFQVNLPSKHISDLVLEECAALGIPAGTLYTKIAKMGYSGPPMVFICLDRILREEKLVDGDLILSFVTEVSKFMQAGYALTYFGKSV from the coding sequence ATGAATCCCGTTTTAAATCATCCGAGGGAAACTTATGTTCAGATATCAGGGAGCGGCTCCTTTCTTCCCGGGAACCCTGTGCCTTTTGACGATATAGACCGGTACCTTGGCAAGATAACCGACGCGCCCCCAAGGGTGATGAAATGGATGGAGCGGATGGGCCCCCTCATGAAGGAAATGCTCGATGTCGAGCAGTATCACTACGCCATTGACCCCGTCACGCGGGAATTCACCGAGGACAATGTCACCATGTCGGTAAAGGCTGCCTGCGAGGCCCTGGCCATGGCTGGCATCGACAGCCGCGATATCGAGCTGATTGTGTACGGCAGCGCTCACATGGACCAGATGCCGACGCCGTCGGTCCGGATCCAGGAGGCCCTGGGAATCGAGCGGTGCGCCGAGCTGTCGATCCACGCCAATTGTACCTCCGCGTACAAGGCCCTGCTCCTGGCCGGCGACCTCCTGCGAAACGGGAGGTACCGCAACGCCCTGGTGCTATCTTCTGGGATATCATCATCGGAGCTCAGGGCGGAATACTACAACCAGCCCCTGATCAGGAAAGAGGACCTTTTCCTCCGATGGTTCCTCTGCGACGGAGCCGGCGCCCTGGTGCTGGAGAGTCGCGATATGAAGGGCAACGGGCTTTACCTCGACCACACCTACATGGAATCAGTGGGAGGGAAAAAGCCGTCTTCCATGGGGAACCGCCGTCCCGCCTACTGGATGAATCCCCGGGACGAATATGAGCGGGGATATCACCACCTGTCCCAGATGTTTCAGCACCTGCAGTCATATTTCCATGACCCTGACGGCACGGTTTTCGCCAAGGGTCTGAAGAGAATGATAGACGCCTATCATATCGACCTGTCGAGGCTGCGCTTCTTCCAGGTCAACCTTCCCTCCAAGCATATATCGGACCTCGTGCTGGAGGAATGCGCAGCCCTGGGGATCCCGGCCGGCACTCTTTACACGAAAATAGCGAAGATGGGATATTCCGGCCCTCCCATGGTGTTCATTTGCCTCGACAGGATACTGAGAGAAGAAAAACTCGTCGATGGCGACCTTATTTTAAGCTTCGTCACAGAGGTGAGCAAATTCATGCAGGCCGGTTACGCCCTGACCTATTTCGGCAAATCAGTATAG
- a CDS encoding enoyl-CoA hydratase/isomerase family protein, whose amino-acid sequence MRRLTEEVIPLSDVTGIVIYGEGRHFSSGADLDDLISAIKGHGKSDLDQDRSSILSDNLRSFTFFENLTIPVVAAIRGVCLGSALELALFCHCRICGNGSVLGLPESTFGLIPGCGGISNMASLAGLPRTMELVLSGSSFTSEEAHQWKIVDKIVPKKDVVTAAINFIKFIPGRYNRLGMNSYIYDYMR is encoded by the coding sequence TTGAGGCGTCTTACCGAGGAAGTGATCCCCCTGTCTGACGTAACCGGTATTGTCATATATGGCGAGGGCCGTCATTTTTCTTCCGGCGCCGACCTGGATGACCTTATCAGCGCCATTAAAGGTCATGGAAAATCCGACCTCGATCAGGACAGATCATCCATACTTAGCGATAATCTCAGATCCTTTACTTTTTTCGAGAACCTTACCATACCAGTCGTTGCCGCCATAAGGGGCGTCTGCCTCGGTTCAGCCCTTGAGCTGGCGCTGTTTTGCCATTGCCGGATCTGCGGAAACGGCTCGGTCCTGGGACTTCCGGAATCTACCTTCGGCCTCATTCCCGGATGCGGAGGTATATCTAACATGGCGTCCCTGGCCGGCCTTCCCAGGACCATGGAACTGGTCCTGTCAGGATCAAGCTTTACCTCGGAGGAGGCCCATCAGTGGAAAATTGTTGATAAAATCGTGCCGAAAAAAGATGTTGTTACCGCGGCAATCAATTTTATCAAGTTTATTCCTGGGCGCTACAACAGATTGGGAATGAACAGCTATATTTATGACTACATGAGATAG
- a CDS encoding enoyl-CoA hydratase/isomerase family protein, whose amino-acid sequence MEQSRLVTWEIQDSIGIMTIDNPPQNRLTDAVFVDPGSLIRWIEDDTLKGIIVIGKGRHFSAGADLDRLREIAADEALLMSSIHDGKELLADFEAIPVPTIAAIEGACFGGGLEIALACHMRICAKNSLLAFPEVNHAIMPGMGGTVRLPGMIGHGKAMEMILGGDIVNASRAKEIGLVDHVTPPKEALQFSLSLMKKMVAQRPVEVIRSIVRALNNSRTMTAQQAMEEETKMFCRLAVKVHE is encoded by the coding sequence ATGGAACAATCTCGGCTCGTAACATGGGAAATTCAGGACTCCATCGGCATTATGACCATTGATAATCCGCCACAAAATCGTCTTACCGATGCCGTATTTGTCGATCCTGGATCGTTGATCCGGTGGATCGAAGATGATACTTTGAAAGGGATCATCGTAATCGGGAAAGGAAGGCATTTTTCAGCCGGGGCCGACCTTGACAGGCTCCGTGAAATAGCAGCGGATGAGGCCCTCCTCATGTCTTCCATTCATGACGGCAAGGAGCTTCTTGCCGATTTTGAAGCGATACCGGTGCCGACCATTGCAGCAATCGAAGGCGCCTGTTTCGGCGGCGGCCTCGAGATAGCCCTTGCCTGCCACATGAGGATATGCGCCAAGAACTCACTTCTGGCCTTTCCGGAGGTCAATCACGCCATCATGCCTGGCATGGGCGGCACCGTACGTCTTCCCGGCATGATCGGCCACGGGAAGGCGATGGAGATGATCCTGGGAGGCGATATTGTCAATGCCTCCAGGGCAAAGGAGATCGGACTCGTGGACCATGTGACACCGCCGAAGGAAGCGCTTCAATTTTCACTATCCCTGATGAAAAAAATGGTTGCCCAGAGGCCCGTCGAAGTGATTCGCTCCATTGTCAGAGCCCTTAACAATTCACGCACCATGACCGCCCAGCAGGCCATGGAAGAGGAAACGAAAATGTTCTGCCGTCTCGCGGTGAAGGTCCATGAATAA
- a CDS encoding acyl-CoA thioesterase, producing MSYEYPITVRGYEIDSFGHVNNAVYLNYFEQARWEILRSRDLFEYFKSNGLILVVTEANIRYSKESRVFDELVVETDMHNAPPYLVFTHVIRNAAAGEIIARGNIKTLLVDSDRVPHDIPEFFITGR from the coding sequence ATGTCATATGAATATCCAATAACAGTCCGCGGCTATGAGATCGACTCATTCGGCCATGTCAACAACGCGGTCTATCTTAATTATTTTGAACAGGCCCGCTGGGAGATTCTCAGGTCCAGGGACCTTTTCGAATACTTTAAGAGCAATGGCCTCATCCTGGTCGTGACAGAGGCAAATATCCGGTATTCAAAAGAATCCAGGGTCTTCGACGAGCTGGTCGTGGAGACGGATATGCACAACGCGCCGCCCTATCTTGTTTTCACCCATGTTATCCGTAACGCGGCCGCGGGTGAGATCATTGCCCGGGGGAACATCAAGACATTACTGGTCGACAGTGACCGTGTTCCCCACGATATTCCGGAATTTTTCATAACCGGGAGATAA
- a CDS encoding 3-hydroxyacyl-CoA dehydrogenase family protein: MKAAENRTIGVIGSGRMGTDIAYFLNELNFNLVWICIDEEEKFRLNKSFKIKTDRLSRNGIISHDELRKRTDAMVISCSLRDISSCDIIIEAIDENAAAKVKLYTALEPFARDKAIVVTNTSSFRPSSLVREGMLKHRFAGLHFFFPVKMKKIVELITTEYTDDVSIAELRDFISVMGKFCLEMPENEGFVLNRLFLDCQAQAVRLHRDGNIDMRAIDAIVKGSIFPRGVFEFFDDVGIDVMRQSVINYTSQLNNRDFYNPLLDFLADLLSRNRLGRKSGSGCYDYPVDIASLDLPGEKNKEEIISLLRAIYINSVFKVLEKKIWSVDDMEFAVKEYMDMEEGPLALAEKIGHGAIREILKRHYDTTGFEAHRPSSLL, from the coding sequence ATGAAAGCAGCGGAAAACAGGACAATCGGCGTTATAGGCAGCGGCCGCATGGGGACCGATATCGCCTATTTCCTCAACGAGTTGAATTTCAATCTTGTGTGGATTTGCATAGACGAGGAAGAAAAATTTCGCCTCAATAAGTCGTTTAAGATAAAAACAGACCGTCTATCAAGAAACGGCATTATCAGCCATGATGAGCTCCGTAAAAGAACAGACGCGATGGTGATTTCCTGCTCCCTGCGGGATATCTCCTCCTGCGATATTATCATTGAAGCCATAGACGAGAATGCCGCTGCCAAGGTGAAGCTCTATACGGCCCTGGAGCCGTTTGCCCGTGATAAGGCCATAGTCGTCACCAATACTTCATCGTTCAGGCCTTCCAGCCTGGTCCGGGAGGGTATGCTGAAACACCGATTCGCAGGGCTCCATTTTTTCTTCCCTGTGAAAATGAAAAAAATAGTTGAACTCATTACAACTGAATATACGGATGATGTCAGCATTGCCGAATTGCGCGATTTTATCAGCGTCATGGGTAAGTTTTGCCTCGAGATGCCCGAGAATGAAGGCTTCGTGCTTAACAGGCTGTTCCTTGACTGCCAGGCCCAGGCGGTGCGCCTTCACCGGGACGGCAATATCGACATGAGAGCGATTGATGCTATCGTAAAGGGATCCATATTCCCAAGGGGGGTTTTCGAGTTCTTCGATGATGTCGGGATAGATGTGATGCGTCAATCTGTGATCAATTATACCAGCCAATTGAATAACAGGGATTTTTATAATCCGTTGCTGGATTTCCTTGCAGATCTCTTGTCAAGGAACAGGCTTGGCCGCAAGTCCGGATCAGGCTGTTACGACTATCCTGTCGACATTGCATCACTTGACTTGCCCGGTGAGAAAAATAAGGAAGAAATAATATCGCTACTGAGGGCCATTTATATCAATTCAGTCTTCAAGGTCCTTGAAAAAAAAATCTGGTCCGTCGATGACATGGAATTCGCCGTTAAAGAATATATGGACATGGAAGAGGGCCCCCTGGCGCTGGCTGAAAAAATCGGTCATGGCGCGATCAGGGAGATTTTGAAGCGCCACTACGATACAACCGGCTTTGAAGCCCACAGGCCGTCATCATTGTTATGA
- a CDS encoding radical SAM protein: MKKVLLINTNTEKKPYPVPPLGLCIIAGVLERNYRVKIYDGAFDEGKNLHRTINDFMPDYIGVSIRNIDDMDIINPTNYIQSILEQFIRPIRKATRAPLILGGSAFSILPDYLMTYFDADFGVIGEGETVLPRILHCLDNGDDPSRLPVVISRDKRIFSGENNDVAMAGIPYSEIDQRIDYGPYRARSSYPVQTKRGCAHRCIYCTYNCIEGYRYRTRPPERVAEEIREASERLGQVTFEFVDSTFNDPPGHGEAICREIVRRGLSVRLRTMGINPCNASRELFDLMSRAGFTQIDCTPDSASPSMLAGLGKNFTLADLQNTARIIRDADMPTMWFFIFGGPGETENTIAESFDFIDSFIRPRDMVHMTCGMRIYPGTGLHRRAIEDGIIGPDDDLAPTRFYVSPAIGKERLFDIVKTASMSRPNCVPVMESSPPPEMMREAMKMREEGALAEPMFRTLLRLRYRKFGKEMD, encoded by the coding sequence ATGAAAAAAGTACTGCTGATAAATACCAACACAGAGAAAAAACCGTACCCGGTGCCTCCCCTGGGACTCTGCATCATCGCCGGGGTCCTTGAAAGGAATTACCGTGTAAAAATTTATGACGGCGCCTTTGATGAAGGGAAAAACCTGCACCGGACGATAAATGATTTCATGCCGGATTATATCGGCGTATCGATACGCAATATAGATGACATGGATATCATCAATCCCACCAACTATATTCAATCAATTCTGGAGCAATTCATCAGACCGATCCGGAAGGCCACCCGGGCGCCTCTGATACTGGGCGGAAGCGCCTTTAGCATCTTACCCGATTATCTGATGACATATTTTGACGCCGATTTCGGTGTCATCGGGGAAGGTGAGACCGTGTTGCCGAGGATCCTTCACTGCCTTGATAATGGCGATGACCCCTCGCGGTTACCCGTCGTAATAAGCCGCGATAAAAGGATCTTTTCCGGTGAAAATAATGATGTTGCCATGGCGGGCATTCCCTATTCCGAGATCGACCAAAGGATCGATTACGGGCCCTACAGGGCGCGGAGCTCCTACCCGGTACAGACGAAGCGGGGATGCGCTCACCGGTGCATCTATTGCACCTATAACTGCATAGAGGGATACCGCTACAGGACCAGGCCTCCCGAACGGGTGGCGGAGGAAATCAGGGAGGCTTCGGAGCGCCTGGGACAGGTGACCTTTGAATTCGTAGATTCCACATTCAACGATCCGCCGGGCCATGGCGAGGCCATTTGCCGCGAAATAGTACGCCGCGGCCTCAGCGTGCGTCTCCGGACCATGGGTATAAATCCGTGCAATGCTTCCCGGGAGCTATTTGACCTGATGAGCCGCGCCGGTTTCACACAGATCGACTGTACTCCCGATTCCGCGTCTCCCTCGATGCTTGCTGGACTGGGCAAGAACTTTACTCTGGCTGATTTACAGAATACGGCACGTATCATTCGTGACGCTGACATGCCCACCATGTGGTTCTTCATTTTTGGAGGTCCGGGCGAAACGGAGAATACGATCGCAGAGTCTTTTGATTTTATCGATAGCTTCATCAGGCCACGGGACATGGTCCACATGACCTGCGGTATGAGAATATACCCCGGCACGGGCCTGCACAGACGCGCTATTGAAGATGGAATCATCGGCCCTGACGATGACCTTGCTCCAACACGATTCTATGTTTCACCGGCCATCGGTAAGGAACGCCTCTTTGACATAGTCAAAACAGCGTCGATGTCACGTCCAAACTGCGTTCCTGTCATGGAATCCAGCCCGCCACCGGAAATGATGCGCGAAGCGATGAAAATGAGGGAGGAGGGCGCCCTTGCAGAGCCGATGTTCAGGACCCTCCTCAGGCTTCGGTACCGGAAGTTCGGGAAAGAAATGGACTGA